Proteins from a genomic interval of Nostoc sp. TCL240-02:
- the vnfD gene encoding nitrogenase vanadium-iron protein, alpha chain yields MPMKLFKCDETIPEREKHIYIKEKGEDTTQFLPSAHVETIPGSLSERGCSYCGAKLVIGGVLKDTIQLIHGPVGCAYDTWHTKRYPSDNGNFQLKYVWSSDMKEQHVVFGGEKLLKKAMLEAFAEFPDIKRMMVYTTCSTALIGDDIKPVVKEVEKELGDVDIFTVECPGFAGVSQSKGHHVFNMGWMTDKVGTYEPEITSPYTINVIGDYNIQGDTFVLEKYMEKMGVQIIAHFTGNGTYDSLRGMHRAQLNVTNCARSAGYIANELKKKYGIPRIDVDTWGFDYAKEGLRKIGAFFGIEDRAEAVIAEEVAKYESKLAWYKERLTGKKVCIWTGGPRLWHWTKALEDDLGMKVVAMSSKFGHQEDFEKVIARGEEGTIYIDDGNELEFFEVLEMVKPDLVLTGPRVGALVKKLHLPYVNGHGYHNGPYMGFEGAVNMARDMYNAIYSPLMKLAKDDIRGQQNKTVISEENRKLQENEVQQSKSIDITSTEAMPTAVNYAAVESSDLNTQPLLILDNQPLLQENEVQQSKSIDITSTEAMPTAVNYAAVESSDLNTQPLLIPDNQPLLQRQQIGGEISAFLEQLPKYLGSFSTEHQMPIICFATIITATIAVKIILAVLDVINEIPQLNLVFELTGIGYLIWFVFRYLFKASTRQELAAQISFIQKEIVEGQDS; encoded by the coding sequence ATGCCAATGAAGTTGTTTAAGTGCGACGAAACTATCCCCGAACGGGAGAAGCACATATATATTAAAGAGAAAGGAGAAGATACAACCCAGTTTCTCCCTAGCGCCCACGTCGAAACCATTCCCGGCTCATTATCTGAACGCGGATGCAGTTATTGTGGTGCAAAGCTAGTAATTGGTGGTGTTCTCAAAGACACTATTCAGTTGATACATGGGCCTGTAGGCTGTGCTTATGACACATGGCACACCAAACGCTATCCCAGCGACAATGGCAACTTCCAACTCAAATATGTCTGGTCATCGGACATGAAGGAACAGCACGTTGTCTTCGGTGGTGAAAAGCTGCTGAAAAAAGCGATGCTGGAAGCCTTTGCAGAATTTCCTGACATCAAGCGGATGATGGTGTACACCACCTGCTCTACTGCTTTGATTGGCGATGATATTAAGCCTGTAGTTAAAGAAGTCGAAAAAGAACTCGGTGATGTCGATATCTTCACCGTCGAGTGTCCCGGTTTTGCTGGGGTGAGTCAATCCAAAGGACACCACGTATTTAACATGGGGTGGATGACGGACAAGGTAGGAACTTATGAGCCAGAAATTACCAGCCCATACACGATTAATGTGATTGGTGACTACAACATTCAAGGAGATACTTTTGTCCTTGAAAAGTATATGGAAAAAATGGGCGTGCAAATTATTGCCCATTTTACTGGTAATGGGACTTATGACTCATTGCGTGGGATGCACAGAGCGCAGTTGAATGTGACCAACTGTGCCCGTTCTGCTGGATATATTGCCAATGAGTTAAAGAAAAAATATGGCATTCCCCGGATTGATGTGGATACTTGGGGTTTTGACTATGCTAAGGAAGGGTTACGCAAAATCGGGGCTTTCTTTGGGATTGAGGATAGAGCCGAAGCGGTGATTGCTGAAGAGGTGGCTAAATATGAATCGAAGTTAGCTTGGTATAAGGAGCGCTTGACTGGGAAAAAGGTCTGTATTTGGACTGGTGGCCCACGTTTGTGGCACTGGACTAAAGCCTTAGAAGACGATTTGGGAATGAAAGTGGTGGCGATGTCGTCCAAGTTTGGACACCAAGAGGATTTTGAAAAGGTAATTGCCAGAGGTGAAGAAGGGACTATCTATATTGATGATGGCAATGAACTTGAGTTCTTCGAGGTGCTGGAGATGGTCAAGCCTGATTTGGTGTTGACTGGACCACGGGTGGGTGCTTTGGTGAAGAAGTTGCATTTGCCTTATGTGAATGGTCATGGCTACCACAATGGCCCTTATATGGGTTTTGAAGGTGCGGTGAATATGGCGCGCGATATGTACAATGCCATTTACTCCCCTTTGATGAAGTTGGCTAAGGATGACATCCGTGGTCAGCAAAATAAAACTGTTATCTCTGAAGAAAATAGGAAACTTCAGGAGAATGAAGTACAACAATCGAAATCTATTGATATTACATCTACCGAAGCGATGCCTACGGCGGTAAACTACGCAGCAGTTGAAAGTTCAGACCTTAATACTCAACCATTGCTAATACTTGATAATCAACCATTACTTCAGGAGAATGAAGTACAACAATCGAAATCTATTGATATTACATCTACCGAAGCGATGCCTACGGCGGTAAACTACGCAGCAGTTGAAAGTTCAGACCTTAATACTCAACCATTGCTAATACCTGATAATCAACCATTACTTCAACGGCAGCAAATTGGCGGGGAAATCTCTGCATTTTTGGAGCAATTGCCTAAATACTTAGGTAGCTTTTCCACGGAGCACCAAATGCCAATTATTTGTTTTGCTACAATTATTACAGCGACTATTGCAGTTAAGATAATTCTAGCTGTATTAGATGTAATAAATGAAATTCCCCAGTTAAATCTAGTTTTTGAGTTGACTGGAATTGGTTACTTAATCTGGTTTGTTTTCCGATATCTATTTAAAGCTTCTACTCGACAAGAATTAGCTGCACAAATTAGTTTTATCCAAAAAGAAATTGTCGAGGGACAAGATTCATAA
- a CDS encoding PEP-CTERM sorting domain-containing protein codes for MLETKFFQKPLMVILGLALATVSTAQPSKAATFTYQGDTTNEPIWRRVAPGNPPTLISGEKDGNLGMSVPFSVFDFTVDQSGLYNISGESEPTPPANRKWDIFLALYQDSFNPTEQLTNVLVANTTTNGSTVTFNRELLTGQKYFLVTTGRRVNDFGQFSNTISGSGQIIPIPESDSIPAMLVTGGITLLLYKRKLGLKI; via the coding sequence ATGTTAGAAACAAAGTTTTTTCAAAAACCATTAATGGTTATTCTAGGGTTAGCATTAGCTACTGTTTCTACCGCTCAACCCTCCAAAGCTGCTACCTTTACTTATCAGGGAGATACAACAAATGAACCGATTTGGCGGCGTGTAGCACCAGGGAATCCTCCCACTCTTATCAGTGGTGAAAAAGATGGGAATTTGGGAATGAGTGTCCCTTTCAGTGTATTCGATTTTACGGTCGATCAATCAGGTTTATATAATATAAGTGGTGAATCTGAACCTACACCACCTGCAAATAGAAAATGGGATATTTTCTTAGCTTTATATCAGGACAGTTTCAATCCCACTGAACAATTAACTAATGTTCTTGTAGCAAATACTACTACTAATGGTAGTACTGTTACTTTCAACCGAGAACTCCTTACAGGACAGAAATACTTTTTAGTTACTACTGGTCGTCGAGTGAATGATTTTGGACAGTTTAGCAACACAATAAGTGGTTCAGGTCAAATTATACCAATTCCTGAATCAGATTCAATACCTGCCATGTTAGTCACGGGTGGTATAACTTTACTACTGTATAAGCGAAAATTAGGTTTAAAAATATAG
- a CDS encoding IS4 family transposase produces the protein MIINSFPKIVKDILKSLPKNDYPVLNSRLFFECWLSYALDNSLTSMRDLFNRLNNNCFEVDISTFSKANLHRSQKPFQEIYQKLNELVQKKVQKKLHNKYAICPIDSTIITLTSKLLWVLGHHQVKLFSSLNLSTGSPEDNFINFGHDHDYKFGSKMMSSLPINAVGVMDRGFAGLKFIQELVQENKYFVLRIKNNWKLEFDGSNGLVKVGASDDAQAYRVINFCDLETKTEFRLVTNLPESGDAAVHDDEIRDIYRLRWGVELLWKFLKMHLKLDKLITKNVNGITIQIYVSLIAYLILQLLSIPEQWGHTLLDKFRYLQSCMCQKISYVHWFEEMMFC, from the coding sequence GTGATTATAAATTCATTTCCCAAAATTGTCAAAGATATACTGAAAAGCCTGCCAAAAAACGATTATCCAGTATTGAACAGTCGTCTGTTTTTTGAGTGCTGGCTATCCTATGCCCTGGATAACAGCTTAACAAGTATGCGAGATTTGTTTAACAGATTAAATAACAATTGTTTTGAGGTAGATATTTCTACTTTCTCTAAAGCAAATTTACATCGAAGCCAAAAACCTTTTCAAGAGATTTACCAAAAATTAAATGAATTAGTACAGAAGAAAGTTCAAAAAAAGTTACACAATAAATATGCAATTTGTCCAATAGATTCAACAATTATTACTCTCACAAGTAAATTGTTATGGGTACTAGGTCATCATCAAGTCAAGCTGTTTAGTTCCTTAAATCTCTCCACAGGAAGCCCAGAAGATAACTTCATCAATTTTGGACATGACCATGATTATAAATTTGGTTCCAAAATGATGTCTAGTCTCCCAATAAATGCTGTTGGAGTAATGGATAGGGGTTTTGCTGGATTAAAATTTATCCAAGAATTAGTACAAGAAAACAAATATTTTGTTTTGCGGATAAAAAACAATTGGAAACTAGAATTTGATGGCTCAAATGGATTGGTCAAAGTTGGTGCATCTGATGATGCTCAAGCTTATAGAGTAATTAATTTCTGTGATTTAGAGACAAAAACCGAGTTTCGCTTAGTGACTAATTTACCAGAGTCGGGAGATGCAGCTGTTCATGATGATGAAATTAGGGATATTTATCGATTACGTTGGGGAGTTGAATTGTTGTGGAAGTTTTTAAAGATGCACTTAAAACTTGACAAACTCATTACCAAAAACGTCAATGGTATTACCATACAAATTTACGTGAGCTTGATAGCCTATCTGATTTTACAGCTTTTATCTATTCCCGAACAATGGGGACATACACTATTAGATAAATTCCGCTATCTTCAATCTTGTATGTGTCAGAAAATCAGCTATGTTCATTGGTTTGAGGAGATGATGTTTTGCTGA
- a CDS encoding response regulator: MPDNFEDKRPEKDRRNLDIFQGLTILVVDDSTDILFLITYIFESYGIQVITASNAFAAFEIIKQYQVDLLIIDIDMPFENGYSLIQKVRSLTSPLTREIPAIAFTGSSEDKVDKKALASGFQSYIQKPSDLEQFITEVAKLLQISCKRMTIASIL, encoded by the coding sequence GTGCCAGATAATTTTGAGGACAAGCGTCCTGAAAAAGATAGAAGAAACTTAGATATTTTTCAAGGATTGACGATTCTTGTGGTGGACGATAGCACAGATATCCTTTTTTTAATTACTTATATTTTTGAAAGTTATGGAATCCAGGTAATAACGGCATCCAATGCTTTTGCAGCATTTGAGATTATTAAACAATATCAAGTGGATCTTTTAATTATCGATATTGACATGCCATTTGAGAACGGATATTCGCTAATACAGAAAGTCCGTTCACTTACATCTCCACTAACAAGAGAAATCCCAGCGATCGCTTTTACTGGTAGTTCTGAAGATAAGGTGGATAAAAAGGCTCTTGCATCTGGATTCCAAAGTTATATCCAAAAGCCTTCAGACTTAGAACAGTTTATAACAGAAGTAGCAAAACTGCTTCAAATATCCTGCAAAAGGATGACGATTGCATCTATTCTCTGA
- the modD gene encoding ModD protein, which yields MSVFFSDEAIARLVQEDVPYLDLTTYGLGIGKQPGEIEFSTRHPMTICATEEAARVLKYCGAEVHYQVESGTVCQEKQLILQASGTAQALHSGWRVALNLMEYASGIASRTRVLVDTASSVNQSVSIVTTRKCFPGTRALSIKAVLAGGGFFHRLGLSETVLIFNQHLIFLGGIGGLIERMNELRRQFPEQHICVEVDTPKDACMAAQAGVDLIQFDKIPSRDLEPLVLKLKQQYPNLKLAAAGGITSENIKDYASTGVNILVTSSPYFGKPCDIAVKMTMAQ from the coding sequence ATGAGTGTTTTCTTCTCAGATGAGGCGATCGCTAGGTTAGTTCAGGAAGATGTTCCCTACCTAGATTTGACAACCTACGGGCTTGGCATTGGCAAGCAACCTGGTGAAATCGAGTTTTCTACCCGTCATCCGATGACCATTTGCGCTACTGAAGAAGCAGCCAGAGTATTAAAATATTGTGGTGCCGAAGTTCATTATCAAGTTGAAAGTGGTACAGTCTGCCAAGAGAAGCAATTAATTCTTCAAGCTAGTGGCACTGCTCAAGCTTTGCACAGTGGCTGGAGAGTTGCTTTAAATTTGATGGAATACGCCTCCGGCATTGCTTCGCGTACAAGAGTATTAGTAGATACTGCTTCATCAGTAAATCAGTCAGTTTCTATTGTGACTACTCGTAAATGTTTTCCAGGTACTAGAGCGCTTTCCATCAAAGCAGTTCTAGCTGGCGGAGGATTTTTTCATCGCTTAGGATTATCTGAAACAGTTCTGATCTTTAACCAACACCTGATATTCCTGGGAGGTATAGGTGGGTTAATTGAGCGTATGAATGAACTGCGACGACAGTTTCCAGAACAACATATTTGCGTTGAAGTAGATACACCAAAAGATGCTTGTATGGCTGCTCAAGCAGGTGTAGATTTAATTCAGTTTGATAAAATTCCGAGCCGAGACCTTGAGCCTCTAGTTTTGAAATTGAAGCAGCAGTATCCAAACTTAAAACTAGCAGCAGCTGGTGGTATTACCTCTGAAAATATAAAGGATTATGCTAGTACTGGTGTAAATATTTTAGTGACAAGTTCACCGTACTTTGGTAAACCATGCGATATTGCAGTCAAAATGACAATGGCACAGTAG
- the modA gene encoding molybdate ABC transporter substrate-binding protein, with product MRIKYQKLEDFSEQMKKYFLTGSLAACVSSVLISNQAFAANLSLYGAGSLRNALTEVSQDFTQETGIGTNTVFGPSGIREQAIETELQLGQPTADVFASADIGNPQKLYIKGLSSQPVEFTQNQIVAVFSSKYSQVKIAPNQVLDYLLNPNIKLGIATPILDPLGDYTQQIFTQANSKNPGRFDTLNSKALQLTGGTNSPIVPSGQDSLVYFLNKTQQADVFLSYYTGAIASQKIDPSLQVVGLPDYLSVAAPFGLTVIKNADPNAQKLADYILSEKGQQILHKYGFTSPTKSVPEPNYVWGLLLAATIGLALNKKLAEPKQKIQVENLG from the coding sequence TTGAGGATAAAATACCAAAAACTTGAAGATTTTAGCGAACAGATGAAAAAATATTTTTTGACAGGTTCTTTGGCAGCTTGTGTCTCTAGTGTTCTGATATCAAATCAAGCTTTTGCAGCTAATCTCAGCTTATATGGAGCAGGTAGTTTAAGAAATGCATTAACGGAAGTAAGCCAAGACTTCACCCAAGAAACAGGAATAGGAACGAATACAGTATTTGGGCCATCAGGTATTAGAGAGCAAGCAATAGAAACAGAACTCCAACTGGGACAGCCTACTGCTGATGTCTTTGCTAGTGCAGATATTGGAAATCCCCAAAAACTCTACATTAAGGGGTTGAGCAGTCAGCCAGTGGAATTTACTCAAAACCAGATTGTAGCGGTGTTTTCATCAAAGTATTCCCAGGTAAAAATTGCACCAAATCAGGTGTTAGATTACTTATTAAATCCCAACATCAAGTTGGGAATTGCAACACCTATATTAGATCCTCTTGGAGACTACACTCAACAGATATTTACTCAAGCTAATTCAAAAAACCCTGGTAGGTTTGATACCCTCAATAGTAAAGCCTTGCAATTAACAGGTGGAACGAATTCCCCAATAGTTCCATCAGGACAGGACAGCTTAGTATATTTTCTTAACAAAACTCAGCAAGCAGATGTTTTCTTAAGTTACTATACTGGCGCGATCGCATCGCAAAAAATTGATCCGAGTCTGCAAGTAGTTGGACTACCAGATTATTTGTCTGTTGCAGCACCATTCGGTTTAACAGTTATCAAAAATGCTGACCCGAATGCACAGAAACTAGCAGATTATATTTTGTCAGAGAAAGGACAGCAAATTTTGCATAAGTATGGCTTTACTAGCCCCACCAAATCAGTACCCGAACCCAACTATGTTTGGGGACTATTACTAGCTGCGACTATAGGTTTAGCACTCAATAAAAAATTGGCAGAGCCAAAGCAAAAGATACAAGTTGAAAATCTTGGATAA
- a CDS encoding molybdopterin-binding protein, with protein sequence MEVSARNSLKGTIKKIHAGAVNSEVILEIVPGVEVTAIITKESVEHLQLQEGKQAIAVIKASDVIIATE encoded by the coding sequence ATGGAAGTTAGCGCTCGTAATTCCTTAAAAGGAACTATTAAGAAAATTCACGCAGGAGCAGTCAACTCTGAGGTCATATTAGAAATTGTGCCTGGGGTGGAAGTAACTGCAATTATTACCAAGGAGTCGGTAGAGCATCTCCAACTTCAAGAGGGCAAACAAGCGATCGCTGTGATTAAAGCGTCGGATGTCATAATTGCTACAGAATAG
- a CDS encoding HesA/MoeB/ThiF family protein produces the protein MNLTPSELERYHRQMMLPNFGEAGQKRLKSATVLVTGVGGLGGTSALYLAVAGVGRLILVRGGDLRLDDMNRQVLMTNDWVGKPRVFKARETLQAINPDIQVEAVHDYVTKENVDSLVQSADIAVDCAHNFTERNLLNEACVRWQKPMVEAAMDGMEAYLTTIIPGVTPCLSCLFPEKPDWDQRGFAVLGAVSGTLACLSALEVIKLITKFSEPLLSQLLTIDLMRMEFAKRHSYRDPSCLVCGSSSCSENS, from the coding sequence ATGAACTTAACACCCAGTGAGTTAGAACGCTATCACCGCCAAATGATGCTTCCCAATTTTGGAGAAGCAGGACAAAAGCGCTTGAAGTCTGCAACGGTTTTGGTTACAGGTGTAGGGGGATTAGGCGGTACATCAGCACTTTATTTAGCAGTAGCAGGTGTTGGGCGGCTAATTCTAGTTCGGGGTGGTGACTTACGGCTAGATGATATGAATCGTCAGGTTCTGATGACAAATGATTGGGTAGGTAAGCCAAGAGTATTCAAAGCCAGAGAAACTCTGCAAGCTATTAATCCTGATATTCAGGTAGAAGCAGTTCATGATTACGTTACAAAGGAGAATGTAGACTCTTTAGTGCAATCTGCTGATATAGCTGTTGATTGCGCCCACAATTTCACAGAGCGGAACTTGCTTAATGAGGCTTGTGTGCGCTGGCAAAAACCTATGGTGGAAGCTGCAATGGATGGAATGGAAGCTTACCTGACGACGATTATTCCTGGTGTCACTCCTTGTCTATCATGCTTATTTCCAGAAAAGCCGGATTGGGATCAGCGTGGGTTCGCGGTTCTCGGTGCTGTTTCTGGGACACTAGCTTGTCTTAGTGCATTAGAGGTAATAAAGCTGATTACTAAGTTTAGTGAACCCTTATTGTCACAACTGCTGACAATCGACTTGATGCGAATGGAATTTGCCAAACGACATTCTTATCGCGATCCTTCATGTCTGGTGTGTGGTAGCAGTTCTTGCTCGGAAAATTCGTAA
- a CDS encoding molybdopterin-binding protein, whose translation MQVSARNALKGTVKNVIVGSVNSEVTIEVAPGVEVTAIITKSSAENLKLTEGKEVHAIIKSSDVIIAVG comes from the coding sequence ATGCAAGTTAGCGCTCGTAATGCTCTCAAAGGAACTGTAAAAAACGTTATCGTTGGCTCTGTAAATAGTGAAGTAACAATAGAAGTAGCACCAGGGGTAGAGGTGACTGCGATTATTACCAAATCATCAGCAGAAAATCTCAAACTTACTGAAGGTAAAGAAGTCCACGCCATAATTAAATCATCAGATGTAATTATTGCCGTAGGCTAA
- a CDS encoding iron uptake porin, whose amino-acid sequence MSTFLHNSLLIAPILLAVSLIDAQGALAIPADMQTTQFQAKEGVVAQIDNQAVLTAPIGVTSSDQIQQLNNNSSKSPNSVMSQVTSVSQLSDVQPTDWAFQALQSLVERYGCIAGYPNSTFQGNRAMTRYEFAAGLNACLNRVNELIASSTADLVTKEDLETLRKLQEEFADGLVEIRGRIDGLEARNANLENQQFSATTKLNAEIIFSVGSVFGGDRALDSDRWRRIEAAPGGAARETARANEYTASGGRRLQDNAIFSDRIRLNLISSFTGKDQLFTRLEANNTTAFSGAVTGTNMTRVSWDGNNDNTIVLGKLYYRFPVGNKINVIVDAIGGEFYDNFNTVNPLLSSTPIGSLSRFGRFSPIYRASNTGSASNTGSGVSAIFKLSDAITLSGGYLARRANDPSAGAGLFDGSYGALAQLAFQPNQNLTLALSYAHSYFTGSNNDVSVSGAYGSAFANTPFGAGIATSANHYGIETSYRFNPQLVLSGWVGYSQAIAEVSSGANVNRGDKADIWNWAVTLAFPDLVKKGNLGGLIFGQPPKVTSNDFGPAVLTATSNLREDSNTSFHLEGLYRYQVNNNISITPGLIVIFNPEQNSNNDTIYTGVVRTTFRF is encoded by the coding sequence ATGTCTACTTTTTTACATAATTCATTGTTGATTGCTCCAATCTTATTAGCAGTTAGTCTGATTGATGCTCAAGGTGCATTAGCTATTCCAGCAGATATGCAGACTACTCAGTTTCAGGCAAAAGAAGGTGTAGTTGCTCAAATAGATAATCAAGCTGTTTTGACTGCACCTATCGGCGTTACTTCATCTGACCAGATCCAGCAGTTAAATAATAACAGCAGTAAAAGTCCGAACTCAGTCATGAGTCAGGTTACTTCAGTCTCTCAACTATCTGATGTGCAACCTACAGATTGGGCATTCCAGGCTTTACAATCTTTAGTTGAGCGCTACGGTTGTATTGCTGGATATCCTAATAGCACCTTCCAAGGAAATCGGGCAATGACTCGTTATGAGTTTGCCGCAGGTCTTAATGCTTGTCTGAATCGGGTTAATGAACTGATTGCTAGCAGCACAGCAGATTTAGTGACAAAAGAAGACTTAGAAACCTTGCGAAAATTGCAAGAAGAATTCGCTGATGGACTAGTTGAAATACGGGGACGCATAGATGGGTTGGAAGCTCGTAATGCAAATCTGGAAAATCAACAATTTTCGGCTACTACCAAGTTAAATGCAGAAATAATTTTCTCTGTTGGGAGTGTGTTTGGTGGGGATAGAGCGCTAGATTCCGATCGCTGGAGAAGAATTGAAGCAGCTCCCGGAGGCGCAGCTAGAGAGACTGCAAGAGCTAACGAGTATACAGCATCGGGTGGACGAAGGCTTCAGGATAACGCGATTTTTAGCGATCGCATCCGCTTGAATCTAATTAGTAGTTTTACTGGTAAAGACCAGTTGTTTACCCGTTTAGAAGCCAACAACACCACAGCCTTTAGTGGGGCAGTCACAGGTACAAACATGACCCGTGTATCGTGGGACGGGAACAACGACAACACCATTGTACTGGGCAAATTATATTATCGCTTCCCGGTAGGTAACAAAATCAATGTCATTGTTGATGCTATTGGTGGGGAGTTCTACGACAACTTCAACACTGTTAACCCTTTGTTGTCCTCAACTCCGATTGGATCTCTTTCGCGGTTTGGTCGATTCTCCCCTATTTACCGTGCCAGTAATACGGGTTCTGCTAGTAATACAGGTTCAGGTGTCAGCGCCATCTTTAAATTGAGCGACGCGATTACTTTGTCTGGGGGTTATCTTGCTAGAAGAGCTAACGATCCTAGTGCTGGTGCAGGGCTATTTGATGGTAGTTATGGTGCTTTAGCTCAATTAGCATTCCAGCCCAACCAAAACTTAACTCTTGCTTTGAGCTATGCACACTCTTACTTTACTGGTAGTAATAATGATGTTTCCGTTTCGGGGGCTTATGGTAGCGCTTTCGCTAATACCCCATTTGGTGCTGGTATTGCCACTTCAGCCAATCATTATGGGATAGAAACCAGCTATCGTTTTAACCCCCAATTGGTACTTTCTGGTTGGGTTGGGTATAGTCAAGCGATCGCAGAGGTTAGTTCCGGTGCAAATGTTAATAGAGGTGATAAGGCAGACATCTGGAACTGGGCGGTCACTTTAGCTTTCCCTGATTTAGTCAAAAAGGGTAACTTGGGAGGTTTAATCTTTGGTCAACCACCCAAAGTGACGAGTAATGACTTTGGCCCTGCTGTTCTTACTGCTACTAGTAATCTTCGTGAAGATAGCAATACATCTTTCCATTTAGAAGGATTATATCGCTACCAAGTGAATAACAATATCTCAATTACACCAGGCTTGATTGTGATATTTAACCCAGAACAGAACAGCAATAATGACACTATCTATACAGGAGTTGTTCGTACTACATTCCGATTCTAG
- the modA gene encoding molybdate ABC transporter substrate-binding protein has product MNNKRILTFVSWVFISFLLIVGCSQTTTPNSSSTPSPAAQTANLTISAAASLRDAMDEIKPLYSKEKPNVTLSYNFGSSGALQQQIEQGAGVDVFISAATKQIDALQQKDLLVNGTRKNLLKNQLVLIVPQNSTTVADFKDLTSPRIKKIALGEPKSVPAGQYAQQVLTSLKILDAVKSKAVYAKDVRQALNYVESGNADAGIVYLSDAKSTPKVKIVATASEKTHSPVVYPIAVLKSSKNVDAAKDFVQFLSGNEAKTVFEKQGFTVAGS; this is encoded by the coding sequence ATGAATAATAAACGAATCCTAACTTTTGTGAGTTGGGTATTTATCTCGTTTTTACTAATCGTCGGCTGTAGTCAAACGACTACACCTAACTCATCCTCAACTCCTAGCCCAGCAGCCCAAACAGCAAATTTGACGATATCAGCAGCTGCTAGCCTCAGAGATGCAATGGACGAAATCAAACCTCTCTACAGTAAGGAAAAGCCAAATGTTACTCTGAGCTACAACTTTGGTTCATCGGGCGCTTTGCAACAACAGATTGAACAGGGTGCAGGAGTTGACGTTTTTATCTCAGCTGCAACTAAACAGATAGATGCTTTACAACAAAAAGATTTGTTAGTTAATGGGACTCGCAAAAACTTGTTGAAAAATCAATTGGTGTTGATAGTACCGCAAAATTCCACAACTGTGGCTGATTTCAAAGACTTAACTTCACCACGTATTAAGAAAATTGCTCTCGGCGAACCCAAAAGTGTCCCTGCTGGACAATATGCTCAACAAGTCTTAACTTCATTAAAAATCCTTGATGCTGTTAAAAGCAAAGCCGTCTATGCCAAAGACGTTCGTCAAGCTCTCAATTACGTAGAATCAGGCAATGCTGACGCTGGAATCGTTTACCTCTCAGATGCCAAAAGTACGCCAAAAGTCAAAATTGTAGCAACTGCATCTGAAAAAACCCATTCTCCTGTCGTCTATCCGATCGCAGTTCTCAAAAGCAGTAAAAATGTCGATGCCGCTAAGGATTTTGTGCAATTTTTATCGGGCAATGAAGCCAAAACTGTGTTTGAAAAACAGGGATTTACGGTAGCTGGTAGTTAA